One Penaeus monodon isolate SGIC_2016 chromosome 37, NSTDA_Pmon_1, whole genome shotgun sequence genomic region harbors:
- the LOC119596131 gene encoding putative mediator of RNA polymerase II transcription subunit 12 isoform X1, producing the protein MLKVGSKFYTFDELSRRLEEFQELEQVQLWVRDSRTVVAAAKRARRKSLNPALKYAELTYSCVFGGRRPSDQTKTHNQTSAGGCPFKVRLSTSNDGQALVVKEICHDHNHEPGKKLHEEPRRLYKKTTNRTTVRKPVRYIVNKQRVTSSTGGKSKGRQENESHIQLGQSPFHHLHLHQQQYQQQQQQIKLQLQHHLQQQQQQQQQLRQKQAEVIQLDSPDHIDTPDHLSSPDLSNTFDQLGSLNNSVDQYTYLPPSPISPSLSSGCPVDCEEEDRLEPILDLEEALEEALGDLDSVGSMEVDASLRLTSVGSNNPPLVSHSEAVSPEEHTGPPPAKRQRGRPRKQSFTGSTFDNSVDIPDLDFSLSDLMDFDVYLF; encoded by the exons ATGCTCAAAGTGGGCAGTAAGTTTTATACATTTGACGAGTTAAGCAGACGGTTGGAGGAATTTCAAGAACTAGAACAAGTGCAGCTTTGGGTACGTGACTCGAGGACTGTTGTAGCCGCAGCGAAGAGGGCGCGCCGCAAGTCCCTCAACCCAGCTCTTAAATATGCCGAGCTGACCTATTCCTGCGTCTTTGGTGGGCGAAGACCCTCGGACCAAACCAAGACACACAATCA GACATCAGCGGGAGGCTGCCCGTTCAAGGTCCGGTTATCAACATCAAATGATGGCCAAGCTCTTGTTGTGAAGGAGATCTGTCATGACCACAACCATGAACCAGGCAAA AAGCTACACGAAGAGCCAAGGCGCTTGTACAAAAAGACCACAAACCGCACAACAGTGCGAAAGCCCGTCCGTTACATTGTGAACAAACAACGTGTGACCAGTAGTACTGGAGGCAAGTCAAAGGGTCGCCAAGAAAACGAGTCTCACATCCAACTGGGACAATCTcccttccaccacctccacctccaccaacagcaatatcagcagcagcaacaacaaataaaGTTGCAGCTGCAACATCACttgcagcaacagcagcagcaacaacagcagctgcGGCAGAAGCAAGCGGAGGTCATACAGCTGGACTCGCCAGATCACATTGATACGCCAGACCACCTGAGCTCCCCGGATCTTTCCAACACCTTTGATCAGCTGGGTTCACTCAACAACTCCGTCGATCAGTACACGTACCTGCCACCCTCACCCATCTCTCCGAG CCTGTCTAGCGGCTGTCCGGTTGACTGCGAAGAGGAGGATCGTCTAGAGCCTATTCTGGACTTGGAAGAGGCCTTAGAGGAAGCCCTTGGCGACCTAGACAGTGTGGGCAGCATGGAGGTGGATGCCAGCCTGCGACTGACCTCGGTTGGGAGTAACAACCCTCCCCTTGTGTCCCACTCGGAAGCGGTCTCTCCCGAGGAGCACACAGGTCCACCTCCAGCCAAGAGGCAGCGTGGACGTCCCAGGAAACAGTCATTTACAGGAAGTACGTTTGATAATAGTGTGGACATTCCAGATCTTGATTTCAGTCTGAGTGACTTGATGGACTTTGACGTCTACCTGTTCTAG
- the LOC119596131 gene encoding putative mediator of RNA polymerase II transcription subunit 12 isoform X2 → MQYTDQVLGVEVAAMLKVGSKFYTFDELSRRLEEFQELEQVQLWVRDSRTVVAAAKRARRKSLNPALKYAELTYSCVFGGRRPSDQTKTHNQTSAGGCPFKVRLSTSNDGQALVVKEICHDHNHEPGKKLHEEPRRLYKKTTNRTTVRKPVRYIVNKQRVTSSTGGKSKGRQENESHIQLGQSPFHHLHLHQQQYQQQQQQIKLQLQHHLQQQQQQQQQLRQKQAEVIQLDSPDHIDTPDHLSSPDLSNTFDQLGSLNNSVDQYTYLPPSPISPSLSSGCPVDCEEEDRLEPILDLEEALEEALGDLDSVGSMEVDASLRLTSVGSNNPPLVSHSEAVSPEEHTGPPPAKRQRGRPRKQSFTGSTFDNSVDIPDLDFSLSDLMDFDVYLF, encoded by the exons GGGTGTGGAGGTTGCGGCGATGCTCAAAGTGGGCAGTAAGTTTTATACATTTGACGAGTTAAGCAGACGGTTGGAGGAATTTCAAGAACTAGAACAAGTGCAGCTTTGGGTACGTGACTCGAGGACTGTTGTAGCCGCAGCGAAGAGGGCGCGCCGCAAGTCCCTCAACCCAGCTCTTAAATATGCCGAGCTGACCTATTCCTGCGTCTTTGGTGGGCGAAGACCCTCGGACCAAACCAAGACACACAATCA GACATCAGCGGGAGGCTGCCCGTTCAAGGTCCGGTTATCAACATCAAATGATGGCCAAGCTCTTGTTGTGAAGGAGATCTGTCATGACCACAACCATGAACCAGGCAAA AAGCTACACGAAGAGCCAAGGCGCTTGTACAAAAAGACCACAAACCGCACAACAGTGCGAAAGCCCGTCCGTTACATTGTGAACAAACAACGTGTGACCAGTAGTACTGGAGGCAAGTCAAAGGGTCGCCAAGAAAACGAGTCTCACATCCAACTGGGACAATCTcccttccaccacctccacctccaccaacagcaatatcagcagcagcaacaacaaataaaGTTGCAGCTGCAACATCACttgcagcaacagcagcagcaacaacagcagctgcGGCAGAAGCAAGCGGAGGTCATACAGCTGGACTCGCCAGATCACATTGATACGCCAGACCACCTGAGCTCCCCGGATCTTTCCAACACCTTTGATCAGCTGGGTTCACTCAACAACTCCGTCGATCAGTACACGTACCTGCCACCCTCACCCATCTCTCCGAG CCTGTCTAGCGGCTGTCCGGTTGACTGCGAAGAGGAGGATCGTCTAGAGCCTATTCTGGACTTGGAAGAGGCCTTAGAGGAAGCCCTTGGCGACCTAGACAGTGTGGGCAGCATGGAGGTGGATGCCAGCCTGCGACTGACCTCGGTTGGGAGTAACAACCCTCCCCTTGTGTCCCACTCGGAAGCGGTCTCTCCCGAGGAGCACACAGGTCCACCTCCAGCCAAGAGGCAGCGTGGACGTCCCAGGAAACAGTCATTTACAGGAAGTACGTTTGATAATAGTGTGGACATTCCAGATCTTGATTTCAGTCTGAGTGACTTGATGGACTTTGACGTCTACCTGTTCTAG